Part of the Parambassis ranga chromosome 16, fParRan2.1, whole genome shotgun sequence genome, CTAATCCCACAAATCCAGGAATTATCCGTGTGTTTGCCGCCAGCCGCCGGAACACCTGGGAATATGTGACAGTGTGGAGGCGGACAGCAGCTGTGGATTTTTCTTTTCAGGCCGAGCGGAAGGAGAAACGTGTACTTGGATGTTTGGAGAGCACCATGAGACACCTGGACAGGGACTGACGGGGTACACTGGACCAGAGGACCGGCACACGGAGGAGACAACATGAAGGAGAAGTCCAAGAATGCGGCCCGGACCCGGCGGGAAAAGGAGAATAGTGAGTTTTATGAACTGGCCAAACTGTTGCCGCTTCCCTCCGCCATCACCTCCCAGCTGGACAAAGCCTCCATCATCCGGCTGACGACGAGCTACCTGAAGATGCGGGTGGTGTTCCCTGAAGGTAGGAGGACTAAAAGCACGGAGGGCCCCATAATATGTGGTCTGTCAACACATAACCTGCAGCTAGTTACTAGTGTTTTATACTAATGTGTTTATCTTTTTAAAGCCTGTAGTATGAAggttattttatgttatttattagGGATTATTAGGattaatttattgttttaatttccATAATTTTGCGCGTACATTTCCTTAATGTGCATTTTTTGTTTCGCTTAAAATACTTCCTAATTACTGACAGATTaatttacataaaataaattCTTTCGCGTTAGAACAGATTTTATTCACAgcgtcttttttttatttttgttcgtTTATTGGAGcgaaaataaaatttaaaaaatgatccACGTGGCCAAACGTGGACTCGTCAATCCGAAGCGTGTGCGCGCATTTTAAATCTTACATTTAGATTAAGGAATGATCAGAGAAAATCAGAGAACACTGTcctgggtctgtgtgtgtgtgtgtgtggagcctcCTGGGTGTGTGCGGGCCATCAGGGATGTGGGGTTCTCTCCGGGGCCCCTGGCGGCCCCTGCCAGCAGATTATAGCCGCGGTGAGGGCTCCATCCTGCGTGACTGCTGCAGAGCCGCGGATATTAGTATGATCTGCGCCTGATGCCTCAACATATGGAGCTCCTTGTAACAGTGAAGCAGGCTGCGGTGCTGGTGAAGGTGCCGCTGCTGAGGCTGCTTCCAGCcgaacacactcacactgaggtCAGGTCAAAGTGCAGaatcacatccacacacaggtaGAATGAGGCCATGGTCACTGATACATCTGCCAGGGTCCACTCAGGATCCCTGAGGACTCTGTGAGAATGCTGAGTGTGaataacagaaagaaaatgcAGGATATATTTGATAAGAAGTCTCCACAGCCAGCAGCACGTTAGGATTCTTCTTCCTTCCATAGTGTGGAGGTACAGGCCGCAGCACAGTACAGCAACaccagcagcagtctgctgtcAGGGGCCGTCTGGCACACTCACCTACATCCatcctgcctgtctgtgtgtctgcctgcctgtctgtctgtctgtctgcctgtctgcctgtcagtcagtcacactGTGCCGTCTTACATGTGTAATGACAGGAGCAGGCGTGTGAGGCTCTGAATAATTGACGGGGCAGCGTGGCCCtctgctgtgagcagcagtggaCCTCTTCACCCAGCCTTCGTTTTACTGACAGGACTCCATCATCCACTCCACCTGCAGCCACGTGTGATGATGCAGAAGGAGACGCGGTCTGAAAAGGCCTTTGCATAAGTGGAGAGGAGTTCTTAATCTTAATCGCTTTTAGTGCCgggttttctcctcctctccttctctgtgcCTTGAGGAAGAGGCTTTTATTTATGGCAGGCTGAGTGGTCAGAGTGGTagcatgacctttgaccccagccATGTTATCCCTGTACTGGGTTAAATTACAGGACAGGACACACCACTGATATCTGAATTCTCTCCACTGGAAGAGATTAACAGGCGGGAATAAAAATCACTGCatttaattcatattttttatttttaaaaaaacatatttacactTCTTTTAATgaatttgtgttgtttgttgtttttttaagttacaGACCTAACAGGATTAAAAGAATGAATTTATTcaatttgacattttaaatttagagccttatttgtgtttttatataaactCCATAAAAAATAATCTACATTTAAAATTCGTGTGAATTTAAATAATACGTCACtcgttttatttattgtattttgctGATTTAACTGAGGACTTCTTTTCCTCTTACAGTAAATTAATGCGCGgctcttaattattattattattatcatgatAATACGGCGCCGTTTCTTTCAGGATTGTATAAAACTGTTTAAACATAATTTCTTGAAcgactttttaattttttttaattctgttgtttttttattccgtGTGCGGAATGAAAGTGTCTCACAATGATacgaaacaacaacaataaaatgtaaaaaataaaatgtacattttgaaTCTATTTTAAGCACTTTTCAGTCGAACGCGGACCAAATAAACCGTCTGGAAAACCATTAAATTCATAATGTATATATTTCTATGAGCTTGTTAGAGGGGTCACAGTAAATCTTAAATGTCTTTTCGTTCACAGGGCTTCATCGTAAGCAGAATAATAATTAGCACATCAACTCATTTACATGAAGCCTGCGCCTCTCAAACACGGTGACGCAATGACGCACTTGTTGCTCTCTGCGCTCTAAATGTGTCTGTCGGTGcgtcatattattattattattattattattattattattattattattattattatttctatgaGGAATCTTCTGGTTAAATCTTCCGGcgctgtttgctgctgtttgcGCCTCCGTGTCTCTGCGGTCCGTGTTTTTGGCGTAATGTGATTGTGTCTTTTCGCGCAGACGTGGAGTCCATATTGGCTCCATATGAGGCGGCGCGGCGGCGGCGCGCTGTGATCGCTGCACGCCGCCTGTTTACTCTGCAGGCCCGGATTTACATGTTAATGCGCTGCTGCACAgagcgcctctctctctctctggtgtgtgtgtgtgtgtgtgtgtgtgtgtgtgtgtgtattttcacgCTATTTTTACAGGGTTtgataaaaaatattatatgataataatattaaatgtaTACACTTTGCATTGTCactaaaatattataatattttatatatattataaatgaacaaaaacagtcaGTTTGTTTGTTACAGGAATCACATGTTTTTACTGAGGTGGTGAAATGTTGATTTTACAGCAGACATACAAACTAAACTGTAAAATCACATTAATGAtatttctcctctgtgtgtgtgtgtgtgtgtgttgacttgtTTACCAGGCCTTGGGGAGTCCTGGGGTCATGTGAGCCGCAGCACATCTCTGGATGGAGTCAGCCAGGAATTAGGCTCTCACCTCCTAcaggtattattattattattattattattattattattattattattattattattattattattattattattattatagccGCCCAGTCAGAGCAGGtacaggctgtgtgtgctgtagtAGCTGCCTCCATCTGCCTCCTGCTGCCTTCATTCTTGTGCTTCGGGAGTGAAATGAGCTGAACACATTCCTGGTCACGCACAGCGCCTCAGTCAGTCCTGCAGCCCCTCTcacaccagcagacacacaatggAGCGcggctgcagggctgcagggctgcaggaAGGAGGGCGGCTGGTGCCTGCTGGACAGACGCGCCGGCACAATTCATGTCATTATAATAACCTCACAGGACAAGATCAGAAGCTGCATGCTAAGGAGCTAAGGAAACTAGCTGTTTGCTAAATAAGCACTTTCTTTAGTGGttatttaataacatttattattattattattattattattaatacaatTCTCAGCCTTCCTAAATGACCCCCAAGTGtatcattattatataatttGAGGTGGAGGACCCTGACTACTAGCTCAGTGTTTAACACACTTCTCTTCTATAAAGTAcaatatttatatgtatatttttaatgtatttcatACTTTCCTTTTATTCCATCTGTTAATCTGTCTTCTTTTATCACAGCTCTACAGTTAAATAAGACACTGTTGGTGTTCAGCTCCAGATGAGATTATTTCTTGATGAAAATGgtctttttacttttttctttcaggctTTAGACGGCTTCATTTTCGTGGTGGCTCCTGATGGGAAAATAATGTACATCTCTGAAACGGCCTCGGTCCACCTGGGCCTGTCGCAGGTCGGTGTGTGACAGAGCTGACGTGAGCTCCCTCGTGGCTTCGACGCATCACATTTCTGAGCTGTCTGTGTTCATTTCAACAGGTAGAGCTGACGGGAAACAGCATCTATGAATACATCCACCCAGCTGACCACGATGAAATGACAGCCGTCCTCACAGCACACCAGCCCTACCACTCACACTTTGTTCAAGGTAATCAGACCCTCTCTGTTCCACGGTGACCTGCGCTCAGCCCCGCAGCCTGAGTAAAGTCCTTCTCTTTCCCTCTGCAGAATTTGAGATGGAGCGCTCCTTCTTTCTCAGAATGAAGTGCGTCCTCGCTAAAAGAAACGCCGGCCTCACCTGTGGAGGCTACAAGGTAACACAGCGGAGCTGTTTTTAACCCGTTAACTGACATGTTGGTAAAATCATCAGTTTATTTTTAACTCACATTAGAAGTGTTTTTGACACACTGCAGGTCAACAAGCAGAAGGTTTCTTGGTTTGGCCTTGAGATCATTTTGAAAATGTTCGGATCGTTCTTAGTGTCAAATTAAATGTCATCTTGTGTGCAAAATTCAATAAAAGAGTTGAAGCTGTGGATCATCCTCCTGGCATGAATGTCAAGACAACAAGCGGAATCAATGTGGAAAAATGTCTCATGTAATGAAATGTGATTATGTTACCAGAGTAATTATGTTTTATCATCTTCAGACTATGAATATCCAGCTGACATCATGTCAgtctgtgttttgctgtgtaTCAGATGTAAACCATGATACTcacagattagattagatcCTAGTAAATGCTGCCTGCGGCTTGCAGTCTTCATGGATCCATAGATGTTGCTGCTGATGTTGATGCTCTTCAAGGATCTGAGCTACTGAGCTGTTCATGTGTTGATAAAGATGATATAATTAAGTAGGTCAGCCTGGAGTTCAGTTGGTCATGTCAACCTCAAGCTGAAACCATCTGATGAGCATGCACACATCTCATTCTGATTCCTGCGGATTGACACTTTAACCCCCTCTCACCCTCGTGTCTCAGGTGATTCACTGCAGCGGCTACCTGAAGATCCGTCAGTACAGCCTGGACATGTCTCCGTTCGACGGCTGCTACCAGAACGTGGGCCTGGTGGCCGTCGGCCACTCGCTGCCTCCCAGCGCTGTCACTGAGATCAAGCTGCACAGCAACATGTTCATGTTCAGAGCCAGCCTGGACATGAAGCTCATCTTCCTCGACTCACGGTGCGTCCTCCACGCAACGCATGTCTGCATGAAGTCATGTGGCTGTGAGACAATTTGTTACACCTCAGTGACCCCTgatggggtgtgtgtgtgtgtgtgcctttgtaTTGATATGTGGAGGCAACTTAAGGGTTAAAGGGACAGGTCCACTGAATTCAGTTATGAACTGTGGCTTCGAGACTTGGTTGTAGGGTTTAAGTTAGCCACTACAAAATGCATGCATGTTGAGTTCTCTGAATtaataaacgtgtgtgtgtgtgtgtgtgtgtgtgtgtgtgtgttactcagGGTTGCAGAGCTGACCGGCTACGAGCCTCAGGACCTGATAGAGAAGACTCTCTATCATCATGTCCACAGCTGTGACTCCTTCCATCTGCGCTGTGCTCATCACTTGTGTGAGTTAGGTTTGTTTTACCTTCCTACaaattctctctttctccccacacacacacacacacacacacacgctatgTTGAATAATCCAGTCTGAATCCTGTGTATGTTATTTTACATGTAATATATCTGAGGTGCTTCTCCACAGTAATCTTTTGCCATTGTTTTCTTCTCGTCTCCTGGTCTCTGCAGTGCTGGTGAAGGGTCAGGTCACCACAAAGTACTACCGTTTCCTGGCCAAGCAAGGCGGCTGGGTCTGGGTTCAGAGTTATGCAACCATCGTACACAACAGCCGCTCATCCCGACCTCACTGCATCGTCAGCGTCAACTACGTTCTCACGTGAGTATTCGAAAATGCACAATCTGGTCTCCCATTGTGAGACCTTCAGTTTAAGAACATCCTTTCTTTTTCATGGTTGCTATGCACTCCTGGATGGAGGACAGTTGTGAGTAAATTAGAGAATCATCTGCGTGATATTCTAAAACGAGCCAAAGCCTGGTGTGCCTCcttcttttgtgtgttaaacagaacatttgatctgctgctgtacagATGTGTGGTGGTATAACTGGGCTGGAGGTGGGTTTTGGTGTGAGATGACGGACGTGTACAGCGGCAGAGAGCTACCGCTGAtctctgctgtgctgtcatCGTGTGCTTTGATAAGATAATGAGTGTTGGTACTGGAGGTTTCTACAAACAGTCTCTGCGAAGCAATTAAAGTAGAGGTTAATTGGAAATATGACACGTGTTTGTGGAAGCCTGCTCTGCAGAATCTGGCTCTCTAACAGAAGTTCTGGCAGCAGACATTCCTGTACTATCAGCACGTCTGCTCACTGTGTGCTCGTTATGTCAGAACGTCTGAGCTCCTTCATAGTAAGTTTGCTAAGTGTGCTCATGTGGTGGCTGTAGGCTGCAGCAGCCCTCTGTGGTGGCGTCAGTCTCCTGCTGGGGTTTATTTAAGATAGTGTACAGTCTGTCAGGAGAGGGATTGCAAATCAGGGTTTTTGTTGGCCTAAAATAAGGCAACAAAAATCACAGAGGAGCAAACACACCTTCAGTCAGTGCTCGTTACCGGGGATGAGCGTGTCTGTGCTTCACTTCTGAAGTGTGTGGTTGTTACAAAGCAGCTCTGCATATGTTAAAGGACAGGAATCACTTACATGAATGCGAGCATGCAGTTGCTCCCAGTCACACATGGTGTGATTCACTCTGATTTCCAAAATAGTGTTTTTAACAACATTGCAGTtatggagatggcagagaagcttgttgcagatggattttacatgtgttttaacccaaaccacATTATTTTACTAAACCTAACCAGAGTCATCTTAATGCATTAATTCATCTGTGGTCTTTGATGACATGTGTCCCTGTGTGCGTCAGACCCACAGCCAGATTTGTTGTTCTGGGAATCTGGTTTAAATAGGTGTTCGTGTTGTGTTGGTGTTGGTGAAAATCATCTTATTTTGCACGAGGCTGTGTTGGTTCAGTGTGACTTTAGGTGTggcacaaaaaagaaaaggaaaagaaaggcCGACTACTTGGCTTCACTTCCTTCTGAGAGGTTCAACCTGCATCAGCTTCACTCTTATCAGGGAGTGAGGGGTAGCATATACTTGCCTGTCATCCTATTATCTTATTACCTCTGATTGTGTGTAtttgacagagtgtgtgtgaatgaatagCTCCTATAAAACCCTCCATTAAGCAGCACGGCTGGCTGCATGCAGAGGCAGAGAACAGCTTGACACACATTTCCTCCACCTCCTACATCAAATCCAGCTCCGTGTTTATGGCCTTTTAATTGATAGGCTGTAAACGTGATGAGTGTTTATGGGCTCCAGTCTGCTATGaagcctctttttttcctcctgttctGCTTTGTCTGGATCTAGAACACTGCATGGAGCGAGCAGTGGAAATGATGCAGCGAGCTCCTTTTGTTGAGTAACAGGCAGGAGGGACGTTTATCAGTCCAGCACTGAGTCGCTTTGAATCAGTAGCTTTAGTGTTTACAGGCACGGATAACACAGGTGATGGGGGCACTTCACCTGCATGTGAACTGCCACTGTGTGTTCAGCTCTGATAACCTCTGCACCTCCCGTGGACCTGACAGAGATTTAGCAACCTTTGAATGGAGGAATGTCTGCAGCAGAAGCACGTAAACCACATCTCACTCTCACAAGCTGCGTTTAATCAGCAGTGCTGCACTCTGGGCGGGGTTAGAACAAACTCATcactgctgccacacacacacacacacacacacacacacactctctctctctctctctctctctctctctctcttcggaCGCTTTCTGTTCGTTTTGAGCCTTTTGGTGAGCAGCACAGTTTGCCAGTACTATTTTGATTGTTGAGTGTGAAATTGTACATCATTCGCTCATTTACAAACTTTAAATGAGGCCTGTGTCATGCTTTCAAAGCACAGCTAATGCTTTTTCTGCCTCTGATTCTCCCTCGGCAGCACTGAAAGGCTCTGCTGTATTTCTCTTTGTTtgctgtctctttgtgtttggattttttttcattctagTTCTTGCTAATTAATACACATAAAGAGCACCTTGGCATTTAAACCAGTGTAAGCTTTAAAGGCTGCAGATCTTTGGGTTCCAGGCGTCACGCTTTGTGCAGCAGCACTTTTACAAATTCATTTTTAGGATCTTTCTAATGTATCTGATGCAAATCCGTGAGCTGTGTCTGCCTGTATGTAAACATTTGTGACTGTGTGGAGAGAGATTGAGACAGAGGGGAGCTGCATGTGGAGGATGGATCACTGTTTGTCCAAAGTAAACCCTGTCCAGGTTTTCTGTTGTCTCAAACTTGATTCATCATCCATGGTGAGAACGCTTTAGCGAGAAATCAATTCCCATTTCCCAGCAGTGAGACATCCAAGCTTCTCCTATGGGCCTTATTTAGCCAGACATAGCCTTTAATCTCCTGGCGTATTTGATTGGACAGCTTTGCCTCTGTAGAGTGTTTGTTGAAGGTCTTGCTGCAATCCTTCTGGTAAAACAAGCGTCCCAACAGCCGTTGCGGCCGCCGAAGCACGCCCCACCCCTCCCTgtctcacataaacacacacggcTCCATGTGCAGGCCCTCTCAGCGCCATGATGAAGCTCTAATTGCTAAGCAGATGTTAATGGCTTTTTTTCACCTGGAGAAAACCAAACATGCAGGTACACATGAGCTGTTTGTGCTCTTTAATGATCAGCCTGGGGTGTGTAGTCATGGACCATGTATGAAATCTTGTGCCTTGCAAATGTGAAGCATCatcactgtttgtttatttgtgtgtcttcagGGAGGCAGAATACAAAGGCCTCCAGCTCTCTTTGGACCAGGCAGCAACCAAGACCTCCTTCCcctacagcagcagctccgccagcagcctcacagagacctgcagaaCCCCTAAAAGCAGAGTGTGCCGGCCCAAGACCAAAGCTCGACTCTCGCCGTACACACAGGTGAGGAATCCACATGTTACCCAGCTGTCATTCAGGCGTCAGGTGGTAGATGAGTCAATGAATGGCACATGTTTGGCCAGAGGTTTGTCAGGGAAGCTGGGGTGAGTAGAACTGTGGCCATTTTTAGCCATTCAGAGTCAGTTATGGAGGTCTGGACGTCTAGACTGGATCTTACAAACTAGATGATGTTGCCTGGAGGAAGTCTGCTGGGCTGAGCATGCTTCCTCTGCAAGTATCGTTAATAACTGctcatttcacagcagaaatatgtgCACAAATGGTGAATCGGACGTCCCATTAGACGAGTGGTTAAGCTACAAACCACATGATGTCAGCTTTAcattttctgtctgcttctATTGTAACAgtctaaaaaaatgaaaatcaaagTATGTGTGAAATCTGTAATAGATGCtttcaaatgattttttttactgataCAGTTAGCTAACATGTTTTCCTTCATGTGATCCTGCATTCTCAGATCTCAGTTGTTTTATATTTCACTGACAGATCTTAGTGAAAACAGCTTTTCATTTCTGAGGCTTCCTTCAAAACGTTTGTAGGTCATGCAGGTCCTTGCAGCCATGTTTCTCACACAGTAATCCCTCAGCGACCCCTGCTCTACATCTGTTCTCTGTGTACACTGAATCAATCATATTGTAAGGTGGCTGCTCCAAGTCTTGATCAATGGATTCTCCTGGAGTATCATTTCTCAGTGTCTTCCCtcccttgtttttttaatcatttagcAAAAATTAAAATTCAATACATGCACTTGATGAATGTACATACATGTACAATCAGCTGTCCACAGAGCAGAGTCTGCCTCTGTGTTGATCGCCTGCTCGAGTCTGTCCTGGAGCTTCAGCCCCAGCTTGAATCAGGTGTAAGGAGCCGGGATGAGCAGGTTGTTATTATAATAAGCAGCACACCTGCAAGTGTCTAACAATTTAAATTCATTGTCTGTGATACAGAAAGTTTGCtctttctacacacacatactctacTTCAGTGGGAAGCACTGCTAAGGAGCGAAGCATGTCCTGGtgtgatgctaagctaacattatAAAACAGAAAGGTATGAAGTTCTTAGCTTACCTTGaaggccttttttttcttgtccccTTATCCGCGCTGCTCGCTGCAGTATCCCAGCTTCCAGACAGAGCGTTCAGAGTCTGATCAGGACAGCCCGTGGGGCAGCAGCCCCCTCACCGACTCGGCCTCccctcagctgctggagcacagTGAAGGTCTGGAGGCCTCCTGCGTGTACAGGCAGTTCACTGATCCACGCACACTTTGCTACAACCTGTCAGAAGAGCAGCATCATCCCACCACTGACGGCCTCACGCACCACCACGTGCACGCTCACGGTCAGAGTTGCGAGCGTGGTCGATGTGAGGCCGGCCGGTATTTTCTAGGAGCACCTCCGCCGAGCAGGGACGCGTGGTGGGGCACAGCCAGGTCCATCCTGAGCAAGAGCTCCTTGGAGAACCATGAAGGATATGACAGCAGCATGTCACACATCACAGCCATCCACAGCTACCACGGTGAGGACCAGAGCGCTGCCTCCTGTAGACCTGCTAGTATTAATGTTGTCCTTTGCACtttcctgtttcactgtgtcctCCCTTCTGCAGGCCGGGGCCACTGGGACGAGGACGTGGTCAGCTCCCCAGATGGAGGCTCAGCCAGTGACTCAGGAGATCGCTTCCGCTGCAGCCCACAGGAACCCAGCAAGATCGAGACTCTGATCCGAGCCACACAGCAGATGATTAAGGAAGAAGAAAGCAGACTGGAGTTGCGTAAGGGCCCCCAGGATGTCCCACTAGGCCCAGCCAATGTACTGGCCAAGGGCCCTGGTTCATGCTTTACTCCAGATTATACTCAAGGGCCCCTGCCTCTACAGACCGTGGTGTGCCGAGGTCTGAGTCAGGTGATCAGCCCTGCGCCTAGCCCCGTCCCTTTATCCAGGCTCAGCAGCCCGGGTTCTGAGCATCTCCACAAGCCCAAAGACTACCTCCAGACAGACCTGCCCCACCTGTCTTTGCAATTACACCATCCTTTTGGTCGGCCGGGTGCGTGTTCAGCCTCCCCTACATCGGCTCCGGCCCTTTATCCTTCCCACACCCACACGCGGCCCTACTTGGACAAGCATACGGCGTACTCCCTGACGGGCTACGCTCTGGAGCACCTGTACGACCCAGAAAGTCTCAGGGGCTACTGCAACTCTGCCAGCACAGGCCCCGCCCACTACGATCACTTCCACATACCGGCAGAGCAGACCCCCGGACACAAAGGCACCTCTGTCATTATAACTAATGgtagctaacacacacacagtgggactgcatacacagcctgagctgtttAGTTCCCGTACAACTGTAAGCCGTTTTTGCTCtgacctgattttttttccaccatacATGATCTAAATCTCATTTTGACCTGGGAGGTCATGGAAGGAAAGAGTCACTCCTTATCATAGCCTACCCTCAACCAATCACGTCAATGAAGAAGAGTGTCTATGAAAACGAGCATGTATCACTTCTCACTGTCATCAGCCAGGGTCTACAACTGCCAGTATTTCCTCACAAGACCCCGACTGGTTAAAACCATCCATGGTTCATCACTTGAAGCCTGACGAGATTTCAAGTTGTGATCTCAGAAATCCTTCCAGAATCCAAAGAACGTGTTGATCATGCTAAATGTTTTGGATGAGACACATACATTtaatttagcatgctaacctgctaGCCACGCCGTATTAATTGCATACCACTGTAGCTGCTACTCTGCCCTTGGGGCTGCTGAAGGAGCTGCAACAATGGTTGAAGTTTGTGGTAGAGTGCAGGATTAATCAGAGGGTCAACTGTCAAAGTTCAGTTTTAGCCTAGCGCTGATGTCTTGGCCTCAGGTAGTTTATCAATCAGAAAAATACTGCTGAATGGTTTTGAGTGACAGAAACTCAGAAGATCATGTGCCATAATTACAGACAGCCTTAAGAATAACCGGGGGAAGAGTCATGCAATAATAAccactagggatgtcccgatcaggtttttttgcccttgagtccgagtccaaatcatttgatttttgagtcccgatccgatacttttagggttctctacaaaggcaaatagcaagtcactcCTTTGTGCCATATAAATGATGACTTTGCCTGTTGTCGCAAGCAActttgtgtgcttttgtgtgtccCCACAGCGCTTTGCGCTGATTGTTCATCACTGTCACATCGACTGTGGATTTCCACATTTGCGCTGCTTCGGCAAACTGCCCGCAACACGTTACCGCCAACTTTAGATGCTTCAGCCTTCCCAAGgacatttcacacacgcagTGGCTCATCAAGGTCTtggcaactgtcatacccctacactaagacacagagccaccctgcaccgaaggcgttaactttgacagccctgataagtatatatccgagtcctgatcgggaggtaatgtccgattccgatcgagtctgaaatcacgtaatcgggcccgatttccgatcacgtgatcggatcgggacatccctaataacCACCAGGTCAGGATTTTGCATCAAGTATCTCATCATATCAGTGCTAATAAATTacattgaaataaaaaaaataacaactgCTAAATGtatggtggaaaaaaagaaacaaggcCGGGCTGAAAATGGTTGGACTTTAAGGTctgttcctgtttgtgtctctcacacactgatCCATTACTGAGCTGTGTAACCTTTGCACTATGGGAGATGGAGTTTATGAGAAGAACTCTCCTGCTTTGTCCTTTAGGCTGGCTACACACTGGAGGATTTTCCCATCTTATCCAATGTTAAAAAACATGGGAGACCACAGACGTCAGgacaattttatttttaacatcctTTAGAACGCACACGCTACGAGATAATTTGCCGAGACTG contains:
- the sim1a gene encoding single-minded homolog 1-A, whose translation is MKEKSKNAARTRREKENSEFYELAKLLPLPSAITSQLDKASIIRLTTSYLKMRVVFPEGLGESWGHVSRSTSLDGVSQELGSHLLQALDGFIFVVAPDGKIMYISETASVHLGLSQVELTGNSIYEYIHPADHDEMTAVLTAHQPYHSHFVQEFEMERSFFLRMKCVLAKRNAGLTCGGYKVIHCSGYLKIRQYSLDMSPFDGCYQNVGLVAVGHSLPPSAVTEIKLHSNMFMFRASLDMKLIFLDSRVAELTGYEPQDLIEKTLYHHVHSCDSFHLRCAHHLLLVKGQVTTKYYRFLAKQGGWVWVQSYATIVHNSRSSRPHCIVSVNYVLTEAEYKGLQLSLDQAATKTSFPYSSSSASSLTETCRTPKSRVCRPKTKARLSPYTQYPSFQTERSESDQDSPWGSSPLTDSASPQLLEHSEGLEASCVYRQFTDPRTLCYNLSEEQHHPTTDGLTHHHVHAHGQSCERGRCEAGRYFLGAPPPSRDAWWGTARSILSKSSLENHEGYDSSMSHITAIHSYHGRGHWDEDVVSSPDGGSASDSGDRFRCSPQEPSKIETLIRATQQMIKEEESRLELRKGPQDVPLGPANVLAKGPGSCFTPDYTQGPLPLQTVVCRGLSQVISPAPSPVPLSRLSSPGSEHLHKPKDYLQTDLPHLSLQLHHPFGRPGACSASPTSAPALYPSHTHTRPYLDKHTAYSLTGYALEHLYDPESLRGYCNSASTGPAHYDHFHIPAEQTPGHKGTSVIITNGS